A window of Polaromonas hydrogenivorans contains these coding sequences:
- a CDS encoding ABC transporter ATP-binding protein codes for MLELDQLSAFYGPAQALFGVSLRVAAGELVVLQGLNGAGKSTLLKAIMGLEVRTEGAIRYPLPSGAVAIERWETHRRAQAGLGYVPEDRRLFTELTVRENLHVAAGRDAKAHEARALDLFPVLKTLLNRPAAQMSGGQQQMLAIARTLMTGPKILLLDEPCEGIAPVLVESIRDALLALRREGMALLVVEQNRLLASRADRLLWLVAGKVRDS; via the coding sequence ATGCTTGAGCTGGACCAGCTCAGCGCCTTTTACGGCCCCGCGCAAGCCCTGTTCGGGGTGTCGCTGCGGGTGGCTGCCGGTGAACTGGTGGTGCTGCAGGGGCTCAACGGCGCGGGAAAATCGACGCTGCTCAAGGCCATCATGGGCCTGGAAGTGCGCACCGAAGGCGCCATTCGCTACCCGCTGCCCTCGGGCGCCGTGGCCATCGAGCGCTGGGAAACCCATCGGCGCGCGCAGGCCGGCCTGGGTTATGTGCCTGAAGACCGCCGGCTGTTCACCGAACTGACGGTGCGCGAGAACCTGCATGTGGCTGCGGGCCGGGATGCCAAGGCCCATGAAGCCCGGGCGCTCGATTTGTTTCCGGTCCTGAAAACGCTCTTGAACCGGCCCGCCGCGCAGATGAGCGGCGGCCAGCAGCAGATGCTGGCGATTGCCCGCACCCTGATGACCGGCCCGAAAATCCTGCTGCTCGACGAGCCCTGCGAAGGCATTGCGCCGGTGCTGGTCGAGTCGATTCGCGATGCGCTGCTGGCCCTCAGGCGCGAAGGCATGGCGCTGCTGGTGGTTGAGCAAAATCGCCTGCTGGCGTCGCGCGCGGACCGGTTGCTGT
- a CDS encoding ABC transporter ATP-binding protein translates to MLQVRQLVKHFGGIHAVDGVSFEVAAGECVALIGPNGAGKSTCFACIAGQYPLTGGHIAWNGQALEKLSPAARLRHGVARTFQVAQVFEALTVLQNVQLAMQAGIAQKAISAFKRLDGQSREAAQALLEETGLLALAHDDALSLPYGAKKRLELAMALAARPRLLLLDEPAAGLAEAERASLMRLVKQLAGQGMAVLYTEHNMDAVAGVADRVLVLIEGRLAAEGSFKEISRDAEVRRLYLGESLDPGGEHA, encoded by the coding sequence ATGCTGCAGGTCCGGCAACTGGTCAAGCATTTCGGCGGCATCCACGCGGTCGATGGCGTGAGCTTTGAGGTGGCCGCAGGCGAATGCGTGGCGCTGATCGGCCCCAACGGCGCCGGAAAATCGACCTGCTTTGCCTGCATCGCCGGCCAGTATCCGCTGACCGGCGGGCATATCGCGTGGAACGGCCAGGCGCTGGAAAAGCTCAGTCCGGCGGCGCGACTGCGGCACGGCGTGGCGCGCACGTTCCAGGTGGCGCAGGTCTTTGAAGCCCTCACGGTGCTACAAAATGTGCAGCTGGCCATGCAAGCTGGTATTGCGCAAAAGGCCATTTCGGCCTTCAAAAGGCTCGATGGGCAGTCGCGCGAAGCGGCTCAGGCGCTGCTTGAGGAAACCGGCTTGCTGGCGCTGGCCCATGACGATGCCCTGAGCCTGCCTTATGGCGCCAAAAAGCGGCTCGAACTGGCCATGGCGCTGGCTGCCCGCCCCCGGCTGCTGCTGCTTGACGAACCCGCCGCCGGCCTGGCCGAGGCCGAGCGCGCCAGCCTGATGCGGCTGGTGAAGCAACTGGCTGGGCAGGGCATGGCCGTGCTCTACACCGAGCACAACATGGACGCCGTGGCCGGCGTGGCCGACCGGGTGCTGGTGCTGATTGAAGGCCGGCTGGCCGCCGAGGGCTCGTTCAAAGAAATTTCCCGCGATGCCGAAGTGCGCCGGCTCTACCTGGGTGAAAGCCTGGACCCAGGAGGCGAGCATGCTTGA
- a CDS encoding ABC transporter permease: MTFSVVQLLGGLSYATTLFLMAAGLTLIFGVTRIVNFAHGSFFMLGALFTAHWVTNWFPAWGESGLLYLIAIFLGAACAGLAGAIAEYLLLRRMSDAPELYQLVATFGLTLAMHDAMQWGFGPDEVFAPRFPGLKGSVQIGDEFFPVYQLAMIALGPLVWLGLHLLLRRSLFGQRLRAATQDRSILAALGVNPKPLMLGAVVLGCALAGLGGALQLPREPAHLQMDMNVIVETFVVVVTGGLGSIGGAFVAALLIGLVHAFGTAAFPQATLVVVFLTMAVVLVFRPQGLKGSSPEQGGHREAAQKFRGLRLGRAWTSVIALAFVLLAGLAWSGGAYWQALAADALILMIFGISLQSMMALGGLVSFGHAAFFALGAYGAALSHSLWGATLPVALATGCGAALAVAGVFGAAVVRSSGVYLAMLSLALAQVVWAGAAQWVSLTGGDNGLIGLALVTDDGRPVFYALLVALALISVFALRFLSQSVMGAALQAVRDAPLRAAASGLSVGWLKYRVFVESAVLAGLAGGLFAAHKGAVFPSLAAVATSVDALLVVLLGGVHQLWGAVVGSLVLTYLGAELGREVTYWRGLLGVFIMLIMVASPSGLLGLLSRLAGWRQRAIAGSR; this comes from the coding sequence ATGACCTTTTCCGTCGTCCAGCTGCTCGGCGGACTGTCTTATGCCACGACGCTGTTCCTGATGGCGGCGGGGCTGACGCTGATTTTCGGCGTCACGCGGATCGTCAATTTCGCGCATGGCAGTTTTTTCATGCTGGGCGCGCTGTTCACCGCGCATTGGGTGACGAACTGGTTTCCGGCCTGGGGCGAAAGTGGCCTGCTTTACCTGATTGCTATTTTTTTAGGAGCTGCCTGCGCAGGACTGGCGGGCGCAATAGCCGAATATCTCTTGTTGCGGCGAATGTCGGACGCGCCCGAGCTGTACCAGCTGGTCGCCACCTTCGGCCTCACGCTGGCGATGCATGACGCGATGCAGTGGGGCTTCGGGCCGGACGAGGTGTTTGCGCCGCGTTTTCCGGGGCTCAAGGGCTCGGTGCAGATCGGCGACGAATTTTTCCCCGTGTACCAGCTGGCGATGATTGCCCTCGGGCCGCTGGTCTGGCTGGGCCTGCACCTGCTGCTGCGCCGTTCGCTGTTTGGCCAGCGCCTGCGCGCCGCCACGCAGGACCGCTCCATACTGGCCGCGCTGGGCGTCAATCCGAAGCCGCTGATGCTGGGCGCGGTGGTGCTGGGCTGCGCGCTGGCCGGGCTGGGCGGCGCGCTGCAGCTGCCGCGCGAACCGGCGCATCTGCAAATGGACATGAACGTGATCGTCGAAACCTTCGTGGTCGTCGTGACCGGCGGGCTGGGCAGCATTGGCGGCGCGTTTGTCGCGGCCCTGCTGATCGGTCTGGTGCATGCCTTCGGTACCGCCGCGTTTCCCCAGGCGACGCTGGTCGTCGTGTTTTTGACCATGGCGGTGGTGCTGGTGTTCCGGCCGCAGGGGCTCAAGGGCAGTTCGCCAGAGCAGGGCGGTCACCGGGAGGCGGCGCAGAAGTTTCGCGGTCTTCGGCTGGGGCGCGCCTGGACGTCGGTGATTGCGTTGGCCTTCGTGTTGCTGGCTGGACTGGCCTGGTCGGGCGGGGCCTACTGGCAGGCGCTGGCCGCCGATGCGCTGATCCTGATGATTTTCGGCATCAGCCTGCAGTCCATGATGGCGCTGGGCGGGCTGGTCAGCTTTGGCCATGCGGCGTTTTTTGCCCTCGGCGCTTACGGCGCGGCGCTGTCGCACAGCCTGTGGGGTGCAACGCTGCCGGTGGCGCTGGCGACGGGCTGCGGCGCGGCGCTGGCCGTCGCTGGCGTGTTCGGCGCGGCGGTGGTCAGGAGCAGCGGCGTGTACCTGGCGATGCTGTCGCTGGCGCTGGCGCAGGTGGTCTGGGCCGGCGCGGCGCAATGGGTGAGCCTGACGGGCGGCGACAACGGGCTGATTGGCCTCGCGCTGGTGACTGACGACGGCCGGCCGGTTTTTTATGCGCTGCTGGTGGCGCTGGCTTTGATCTCGGTTTTCGCGCTGCGGTTTTTAAGCCAGTCGGTGATGGGCGCGGCGCTGCAGGCCGTGCGCGATGCACCCTTGCGCGCTGCGGCGTCTGGCTTGTCGGTCGGCTGGCTGAAATACCGCGTTTTTGTCGAAAGCGCGGTGCTGGCGGGGCTGGCGGGCGGGCTGTTTGCGGCGCACAAGGGCGCGGTGTTTCCGTCGCTGGCGGCCGTGGCCACTTCGGTCGATGCCTTGCTGGTGGTGCTGCTGGGCGGCGTGCATCAGCTCTGGGGCGCGGTTGTCGGCAGCCTGGTGCTGACCTATCTGGGGGCCGAACTGGGCCGCGAAGTGACTTACTGGCGCGGCTTGCTGGGCGTGTTCATCATGCTGATCATGGTGGCTTCGCCGTCGGGGCTGCTGGGCCTGCTTTCACGCTTGGCCGGGTGGCGCCAGCGTGCCATCGCGGGGAGCCGCTGA
- a CDS encoding nitroreductase: MNRNHSSHPVVAGDFAPDDAPASACQPPVNAVDHAIESRQSMREFLPTPVPRATILHLLELASRAPSGTNTQPWKAYVLQGASKDSLSEKVCQAHDALRDDPALASEYREEYDYYPEKWVSPYIDRRRENGWGLYGLLGITKGDKDKMHAQHQRNYRFFDAPVGLMFTLDRVMGRGSLLDYGMFMENFMIAARGHGLHTCPQAAWNGFAKIIMPHIGAGDNEMLVCGISLGYADESARVNTFRTPRVSAAEFTTWLD, translated from the coding sequence GTGAACCGAAACCATTCTTCCCATCCCGTCGTGGCTGGCGATTTTGCCCCTGACGATGCGCCTGCCAGCGCCTGCCAGCCGCCCGTCAACGCGGTGGATCATGCGATAGAAAGCCGCCAGTCGATGCGCGAGTTTTTGCCAACGCCGGTGCCCCGGGCAACCATCCTGCATCTGCTCGAACTCGCCAGCCGCGCCCCGTCGGGCACCAACACCCAGCCGTGGAAAGCCTATGTGCTGCAGGGCGCCAGCAAGGACAGCTTGAGCGAGAAGGTTTGCCAGGCGCATGACGCCCTGCGCGACGACCCGGCGCTGGCTTCCGAATACAGGGAAGAGTACGACTACTACCCGGAAAAATGGGTGTCGCCCTACATTGACCGCCGGCGCGAAAACGGCTGGGGCCTGTACGGGCTGCTGGGCATCACCAAGGGCGACAAGGACAAGATGCATGCGCAGCACCAGCGCAACTACCGGTTTTTCGATGCGCCGGTGGGCCTGATGTTCACGCTGGACCGGGTGATGGGCCGGGGCTCGCTGCTGGACTACGGCATGTTCATGGAAAACTTCATGATCGCCGCGCGCGGCCACGGCCTGCACACCTGCCCGCAGGCCGCGTGGAACGGCTTTGCGAAAATCATCATGCCGCACATCGGCGCGGGCGACAACGAGATGCTGGTGTGCGGCATTTCACTGGGCTATGCCGACGAGTCGGCGCGGGTCAACACCTTTCGCACGCCGCGTGTCAGTGCCGCCGAATTCACGACCTGGCTGGATTGA
- a CDS encoding acyl-CoA thioesterase, which yields MTLTPRPQAEYRHAYKAFRAIGTRWSDNDLYGHVNNVVYYSWFDTAVNGLLIERRALDIHAGSVIGLVVETQCNYFSPLAFPEPVVAGIRVAHIGASSVRYEVALFAADESLPCAAKGHFIHVYVDRATRRPAVLPPELLSVLELLK from the coding sequence ATGACCCTGACTCCACGCCCCCAGGCCGAATACCGCCATGCCTACAAAGCTTTTCGCGCCATCGGCACCCGCTGGTCCGACAACGACCTGTACGGCCATGTCAACAACGTCGTTTATTACAGCTGGTTTGACACCGCCGTCAACGGCCTGCTGATCGAGCGCCGCGCGCTCGACATCCATGCCGGCAGCGTGATCGGCCTGGTGGTTGAAACCCAATGCAACTATTTTTCGCCGCTGGCCTTTCCCGAACCCGTGGTCGCCGGCATTCGCGTGGCGCACATCGGCGCGTCCAGCGTGCGTTACGAGGTCGCGCTGTTTGCCGCTGACGAAAGCCTGCCGTGCGCCGCCAAAGGCCATTTCATCCATGTGTATGTGGACCGCGCCACGCGCCGGCCCGCCGTCTTGCCCCCTGAATTATTGTCTGTACTGGAGCTGCTGAAGTGA
- a CDS encoding histone deacetylase family protein: MQAFYADNFVLPLPTGHRFPMRKYKLLRERLVGELPAVRMMQAPAASDGELALVHTPAYIQAITHGTLPAPAQREIGFPWSEGMAERARRSAGATVAAARRALGLAPGSRPEGIAANLAGGTHHAYAHKGGGFCVFNDAAVAARLMQAEWARQHRQARRPLQVAVIDLDVHQGNGTASIFASDTSVFTLSLHGEKNFPFRKEASDLDVELPDGCLDAPYLQALEHALDELERRFEPGLVLYLAGADPFAGDRLGRLSLSFDGLEARDRRVFDWAWQRRIPLAFSMAGGYGVNIDETVQVQMNTYRVALAYWQKWQSAR, translated from the coding sequence GTGCAAGCTTTCTACGCCGACAACTTTGTTTTGCCGCTGCCCACCGGGCACCGCTTTCCCATGCGCAAATACAAGCTGCTGCGCGAGCGCCTGGTCGGTGAACTGCCTGCGGTGCGGATGATGCAGGCACCGGCCGCCAGCGATGGCGAACTGGCCCTGGTGCACACACCTGCCTATATACAGGCCATCACCCACGGCACGCTGCCCGCGCCGGCCCAGCGCGAGATCGGATTTCCCTGGAGCGAAGGCATGGCCGAGCGCGCGCGCCGTTCGGCCGGGGCCACCGTGGCGGCGGCGCGCAGGGCGCTTGGGCTGGCTCCAGGTTCGCGTCCCGAAGGCATCGCGGCCAACCTGGCCGGTGGCACGCACCATGCCTATGCCCACAAGGGCGGCGGTTTTTGCGTCTTCAACGATGCGGCGGTGGCTGCCCGGCTGATGCAGGCCGAATGGGCGCGCCAGCATCGCCAGGCCAGGCGGCCGCTGCAGGTCGCGGTGATTGACCTCGATGTCCACCAGGGCAATGGCACGGCCAGCATTTTTGCCAGCGACACCAGCGTGTTCACGCTGTCGCTGCACGGCGAAAAGAATTTTCCGTTCCGCAAGGAAGCCAGCGACCTGGATGTCGAGCTGCCCGACGGCTGCCTGGACGCGCCCTACCTGCAGGCGCTGGAGCATGCCCTGGACGAGCTGGAGCGGCGCTTCGAGCCCGGCCTGGTCCTGTACCTGGCGGGCGCCGACCCGTTTGCAGGCGACCGGCTGGGGCGGTTGAGCCTGAGCTTTGACGGGCTGGAAGCGCGCGACCGCCGCGTCTTCGACTGGGCCTGGCAGCGCCGCATTCCGCTGGCTTTTTCGATGGCGGGCGGCTACGGCGTCAACATCGACGAGACCGTTCAGGTGCAGATGAACACCTACCGGGTGGCGCTGGCGTATTGGCAGAAATGGCAATCGGCGCGCTGA
- the phaP gene encoding phasin family protein (Members of this family are phasins (small proteins associated with inclusions such as PHA granules). Note that several different families of phasins have been named PhaP despite very little sequence similarity to each other.), whose translation MLTAEQLMASHKANIETLFGLTQKAFEGVEKLVELNVQATKAALAETANNAQAVLNAKDAQELLALQASMVQPLAEKTAAYSRHLYDIAQSAGAEFSKTLEGQTAEAQKKFADLVESATQNAPAGSETAVTMMKSAMTAANSAFESVQKAVKQAGDMAETNFNTVSESAVNASKSVSKKR comes from the coding sequence ATGCTGACCGCTGAACAACTCATGGCCTCCCACAAAGCCAACATCGAAACCCTGTTTGGTTTGACCCAAAAGGCCTTCGAAGGCGTCGAAAAGCTGGTTGAACTGAATGTTCAAGCCACCAAGGCTGCACTGGCCGAAACCGCCAACAACGCGCAAGCCGTGCTGAACGCGAAAGACGCACAAGAACTGTTGGCCCTGCAAGCCAGCATGGTCCAGCCCCTGGCTGAAAAAACCGCTGCCTACAGCCGTCACCTGTATGACATCGCCCAATCCGCCGGTGCTGAATTCAGCAAGACGCTGGAAGGCCAGACCGCTGAAGCCCAGAAGAAGTTTGCCGACCTGGTTGAAAGCGCCACGCAAAATGCACCTGCCGGTTCCGAAACCGCAGTGACCATGATGAAAAGCGCCATGACCGCTGCCAACTCCGCCTTCGAGTCGGTACAAAAAGCCGTCAAGCAAGCCGGCGACATGGCCGAAACCAACTTCAACACGGTATCCGAATCCGCCGTGAACGCGTCCAAAAGCGTTTCCAAGAAGCGTTAA
- a CDS encoding patatin-like phospholipase family protein, with protein sequence MLGWLAKLVLPALLVAGCTSTPVAPVKPVAPDVGTAPALRKPLKIGLALGGGAARGFAHVGVIAVLEEAGLRPQVVVGTSAGSLVAAIYATGKTSAQLQQTALSMEEVAITDWMLPIIGKGMFRGDALGRYVNQLVGGRLIENMAIPLGIVATDLNSGKAVLFRSGDTGTAVRASSAVPAVFVPVKISGHEYVDGGLVSPVPVRFARQMGADVVIAVDISSPPEGNPAGDTLQILLQTFAIMGKSINQYELKEADVVVRPSLVGLKSADFSARKLAIDSGRAAMLAALPALKAKLAAGMLAVP encoded by the coding sequence ATGCTGGGGTGGCTGGCAAAACTGGTGCTTCCTGCCCTGTTGGTCGCGGGCTGCACTTCGACGCCGGTGGCGCCCGTCAAGCCGGTTGCGCCGGATGTCGGCACGGCGCCAGCCCTCAGGAAGCCGCTGAAGATCGGCCTGGCGCTGGGCGGCGGGGCGGCGCGCGGTTTTGCCCATGTCGGCGTGATTGCGGTGCTTGAAGAGGCCGGGCTCAGGCCGCAGGTCGTGGTGGGCACATCGGCCGGCAGCCTGGTCGCGGCGATTTATGCCACCGGCAAGACCAGCGCCCAGCTGCAGCAGACCGCGCTCAGCATGGAAGAGGTGGCCATCACCGACTGGATGCTGCCGATCATCGGCAAGGGCATGTTTCGCGGCGATGCGCTGGGCCGCTATGTCAACCAGCTGGTGGGCGGGCGGCTGATCGAGAACATGGCGATTCCGCTGGGCATCGTGGCCACCGACCTCAACAGCGGCAAGGCGGTGCTGTTTCGCAGCGGCGACACCGGCACGGCGGTGCGGGCGTCCAGCGCGGTGCCGGCGGTGTTCGTGCCGGTGAAGATCAGCGGGCATGAATATGTCGATGGCGGCCTGGTGTCGCCGGTGCCGGTGCGCTTTGCCCGGCAGATGGGCGCCGACGTGGTGATTGCCGTGGACATTTCGAGCCCGCCCGAGGGCAACCCGGCTGGAGACACGCTGCAGATTTTGCTGCAGACCTTTGCCATCATGGGAAAAAGCATCAACCAGTACGAACTCAAGGAAGCCGATGTGGTGGTGCGGCCTTCGCTGGTTGGCTTGAAGAGTGCCGATTTTTCGGCCCGCAAGCTGGCCATTGATTCGGGCCGGGCGGCCATGCTGGCGGCGCTTCCGGCGCTGAAGGCGAAACTGGCCGCCGGCATGCTGGCTGTTCCTTGA
- a CDS encoding extracellular solute-binding protein: MIKSAPIFTGLALAAAALFGAAGSASAQEQVVNLYSARHYQTDEALYSNFTKATGIKVNRVDADDAGILARLKAEGAASPADVILLVDAARLWKGDVDGLFKPIKSPALEAAIPVNLRAKAGAEGTTWFGFSTRARVVVYDKMKVKKADVDTYEELADPKNKGLLCTRSGAHPYNLSLFSAVTEHLGEARTEQWLKGLVANMARDPKGGDTDQIKAVASGECGVALTNSYYLARIMRSNAPEDKLVADRIGVVFPNQESWGTHINIAGAAVAKNSKNTANAVKFMEYLASPDAQNYFANGNNEWPAVPSVQLSNPALKAMTGGSFKSETIPVSAIGYNQTKVQQMLDRVGYK, encoded by the coding sequence ATGATCAAAAGCGCGCCAATTTTTACCGGTCTTGCCCTTGCTGCCGCTGCCTTGTTCGGTGCCGCGGGCAGCGCAAGCGCCCAGGAACAGGTCGTCAACCTGTATTCTGCCCGCCACTACCAGACCGACGAGGCGCTGTACAGCAACTTCACCAAGGCCACCGGCATCAAGGTGAACCGGGTGGATGCTGACGATGCCGGCATCCTGGCGCGTCTCAAGGCCGAAGGCGCGGCGTCTCCGGCCGACGTGATTTTGCTCGTTGACGCCGCCCGCCTCTGGAAAGGCGATGTGGACGGCCTGTTCAAGCCGATCAAGTCGCCCGCGCTTGAAGCGGCCATTCCGGTCAACCTGCGCGCCAAGGCAGGCGCCGAAGGCACGACCTGGTTCGGTTTCTCCACCCGCGCCCGCGTCGTGGTGTACGACAAGATGAAGGTCAAGAAGGCCGACGTTGACACCTACGAAGAACTCGCCGATCCGAAAAACAAGGGCCTGCTGTGCACCCGTTCAGGCGCGCATCCCTACAACCTGTCGCTGTTTTCGGCCGTCACCGAGCATCTGGGCGAGGCCAGGACCGAGCAGTGGCTCAAGGGCCTGGTCGCCAACATGGCGCGCGACCCCAAGGGCGGCGACACCGACCAGATCAAGGCCGTGGCCAGCGGTGAATGCGGCGTGGCGCTGACCAACTCGTACTACCTGGCGCGCATCATGCGCTCGAACGCCCCCGAGGACAAACTGGTGGCCGACCGCATTGGCGTGGTGTTCCCGAACCAGGAAAGCTGGGGCACGCACATCAACATCGCCGGCGCCGCCGTCGCCAAAAACTCCAAGAACACGGCCAATGCGGTCAAGTTCATGGAATACCTGGCCAGCCCTGATGCGCAAAACTATTTTGCCAACGGCAACAACGAATGGCCTGCCGTGCCCAGCGTGCAGCTGAGCAACCCGGCACTCAAGGCGATGACCGGCGGCAGCTTCAAGTCGGAAACCATTCCGGTCAGCGCCATCGGCTACAACCAGACCAAAGTCCAGCAAATGCTGGACCGCGTGGGCTACAAATAA